In Oncorhynchus kisutch isolate 150728-3 linkage group LG5, Okis_V2, whole genome shotgun sequence, a genomic segment contains:
- the cox14 gene encoding cytochrome c oxidase assembly protein COX14 homolog — protein sequence MLTTAKRLADFGYRGFSASMMLLTLYGGYLCTMRGYRYMNKQKELQVAAENQDVEVLKP from the coding sequence ATGTTGACCACCGCAAAGCGACTCGCCGACTTCGGATACCGGGGGTTTTCTGCCTCGATGATGCTGTTGACACTCTACGGGGGATACCTGTGCACCATGCGGGGATACCGCTACATGAACAAGCAAAAAGAGCTGCAGGTAGCGGCAGAAAACCAAGACGTGGAGGTCCTCAAGCCATAG
- the bcdin3d gene encoding pre-miRNA 5'-monophosphate methyltransferase, with protein MATCGAESEVLDEKNYPGAAPYGNFINYYTFNPPENRLSLIPTTLIQDLGYGKDSSETILMLDVGCNSGDLTVALYRHLQQRVLSEDSITPPDTDLQLLGFDLDETLILRAQQANPFPQSISFIPLDITEDAASQTQLQDYLRQHGSFRFHLSLCLAVTMWVHLNHGDAALLGLLSRLASVSQHLLLEAQPWKCYRSAARRLRKLGRSDFDHFKELKIRGDVAEQAREHLEKHCGMALMQCFGSTSWDRRLLLFRRRETVDLHLSQ; from the exons ATGGCCACATGTGGAGCAGAGAGTGAAGTTCTGGATGAAAAAAATTATCCCGGTGCAGCACCTTACGGCAATTTTATAAACTATTACACATTCAACCCACCAGAGAACCGTTTAAGCCTCATTCCGACCACACTTATTCAGGATTTGGGGTATGGCAAGGACAGCAGTGAAACCATATTGATGCTGGATGTCGGTTGCAATTCAGGG GACCTGACAGTGGCATTGTACAGACACCTTCAACAGAGAGTCTTGTCTGAAGACTCTATAACACCACCTGACACTGATCTCCAACTCCTCGGCTTCGACCTGGACGAAACCTTGATCCTCCGGGCCCAACAGGCCAACCCTTTCCCCCAGAGCATCTCTTTCATTCCCTTAGACATCACTGAGGATGCTGCTAGCCAGACCCAGCTACAGGACTACCTGAGACAACATGGCAGCTTCCGCTTCCACCTCTCGCTGTGCCTGGCTGTTACCATGTGGGTCCACCTGAACCACGGAGACGCTGCCCTGCTGGGGCTCCTCTCCCGGCTGGCCTCCGTCAGCCAACATCTCCTCCTGGAGGCCCAGCCCTGGAAGTGCTACCGTTCGGCTGCACGGAGGCTGAGGAAGCTAGGGCGGTCTGACTTTGACCACTTCAAGGAGTTAAAGATTAGAGGAGATGTGGCAGAACAAGCCAGGGAACACTTAGAGAAACACTGTGGGATGGCACTGATGCAGTGTTTCGGTAGTACCAGCTGGGATCGTAGACTGCTCCTCTTTAGGAGAAGAGAGACGGTTGACCTACATTTATCCCAGTAG